TTTAACAATCTGAAAGAAAACACAGAGATACAAGTTGTCATAGAACCAGTAATATTCATATTAAGCAATGAATTAATAACCAAGCTCAAGACTAAATGCAGAAAATAATTTGCACTACATTCATTGTGTGTAACCTGAATGTCACTAGGAAGTAGTTAAACTAGCACTAGCCAGACATTATTTCCCAGGAAggtttgttaaatataaagtgtTTATGCAGTGAATGTGATTCAAGCCCAACAGTTGCCACTATCAAATAATATGGAAACAAGATTAACTTATCACGTAATAGCAGTAACCAAATGATGTAATTTATAGAAAATAACAGTTTGGAAGttgttcttttcattttattctgtggtgttcatgcactgtaaaaaaaaaaaaaaaaaagttgcgtcaacttaaaaaaataaggcaacttatTGCAAGCGCTTTGAGTAAACTTAACGAACGGGGACTAAAGTAGTGACGTTGTGACGTTcacgaacgaaccgattcttttgaacggctcataaacatgaacggtgggagccgagtcgcggctGGAGgagagccgttctttctgtcgttcttttttcctatgcgtgtttcacacagatgcacacaaatgagttcctccgcgagacagaacagttatagggggaggggcgcacccagcgcaggccaaccctttatagtgtgatgatattagttattagttgtgcacgcatccttcacgtgagtactccagtggaaaaaaaccctgtgttcctctgtcattgggtaggagcagAGCCATGACGTGTGCACGCTGCCGTCACATGCTTActccagctaaaaaaaaaaaaaaatagtgatgtcactgtctaagcagagggatttgtgcaaccctatggaatatagtccacacatgacaaatgaggtaataatcaatatttcagaataattcaaactcagatattggtgtgtgatatctgagttttaattatttgactacaaatctcacctcatcattcctcccagtgattatttccaggataaactgagatgcccccaagctggcttcttaaaactgactaaatatttaaaaagagccgttcttttgaacggctctttgaaaggaacggatcgcgaagatccagatcccctcaaagagccataaatacCATCACTAGACTaaagtccacccaacttaaaataacttaatatcacaagttgtcacaacataaatagtcatggtaacctaaaaaaatatcagaacaaaatattttttgtttactgaacacaagACCTATTATCTATAAGCATTCACAATTTTAAAGTGGAAAAAAGTgagaagtgacattcagccaaccaagtatggtgacttatactcagaattcatgctcttgCTCAGCCCATccatagtacacacacacacacacacacacacccggagcagtgttcatcatttatgctgtggtgaccggggagcagttgggggttcagtgccttgctcaagggcacctcagtcgtgttaCTGCCGACCTGAGTTTATACCTTCATACGTTAGCAGTCTTGTGGCATGAAGTCACAtgtattcaacatttttgtttgtttttaaaggaactattacgtgaaaattactatattgggtattttaacatcaacctaatccactgggcaaagttacgtccagtggacgtctttttataTCTTTGCAGTcattgaaaagacgtccactgaggagacagGATATTTTTATGAcgcctttttaaaatgttttttatgtcttctgtacgtccgatatagacgttcacagatcctccttacaaggttctgtgactttatttctgtcagacatctagacaAGCTCTTactgagaattaacagaggtcttaatgttgatatttgattcattttcagtgtttggtttagttgggatcttggtccagttacttcttgAGTTAGCTTGTCTTTTGCTGGTGTGACTGTGTGTTATAAAGACCAAGATCCTAACTAAAcaaaacactttccaccacaatggtgacttcaaattaatttcaattaactTCAAACAtaactttgcccagtggattAGGTAGATGTTAAAATATGCAATGGTCACTAAAGCATGACAGATATAAAAGATCTTACCTCTCTTTGTGCGTTTCTCTTGTTGAACATTGGATCAGTGTAAGTGATCTCTTCCGTACAAGTCTGGACTGTTTGAACAAtaacaaatgcattaaaacaacaaatctttaatttttctttttttattactaaaatatgtCCTTATTAAATACTTCCTTGAAATACTTATTTTCACAGCATCAGTAGATAACACTTGCCTTCTTGatcagtttttctgtgttttttgtaGACGTAGAAGATCCCGATTGCAGCtccaatcaacagagatccagcagcagcagagatcaaGACGATCAGAGAGACTGAGCCTGGACAATGAGAAGAAAACTGTGAGCCTGGTACTATAGTGCTGAAGACAGCCATAAGTGTGAGTGAATGTGTCTGTCTATAACATCATAATTATTATCAATGAACTGAAAAGTAAGTTTGTGCAGGTGCAGATAATTGTTGTGGAGCGATCTGTTTTCATTTCTCTAGAAAATATTCACAAACATGCATTCTTGGAGTTAGTAACTGTCAGGAAGACCATTTATTTGACTGGCTTCCCCAAAAAAACCTCAAGATTAATTTAAAGAGAAGGCTAATAATGCACAAAATTGGTTCAGCTACATACAGAGACCGATTTGTTTTAGCATAAGTGTATGGAGCGAGCTTATTGAACAACACACAGCCAAATACAATTCATTGGTTATGAAGGATGTCATAATGTCGAATTCTGAAAAGTGTACTCAGTGCAGTGTCTTTACTATGTCATATGTAGAGGGCACCCAGTGTAATGAAGTGAACCTGATCCCATGGGGACAGAAATGGATGAAGATGAGTTAGCTGAGGTCCAAGGCAAAAGTGTGGATTTGGCAATTAAACTTGATAACcccactttaaaaaaattaaataaaatacagaccCGTGTCTCTCCTCCCTCTCATAGCAAAATCACTTGAACATGTTGTGTTCAACCAAGTGTCCTGCTTCCTTTCATAAAAAAATCTGCTGGCCAATAACCAATTTTGGATTTAAAAGTGGGCATTCAACTGAAACTGCCTTGCTGAAACAATACTTAGTGCAAGAGCTGACTCCAAATCTTCAGTTCTATTCTGCTAGATCTATCTGCTGTGTTCGACACTGTAAATCATCAAATCCTTTGTCCACACTCTCATTACTGAGCATCACCGGAACGCCACTCCactggtttgagtcttacctcatAGGTAGGTCCTTCAGGGTGACTTGGGGAGGAGATCACATCAACTgatcactggggttcctcaaatACACTTCATCACTGAGACCCATCATTCAGGCACGTGGGTTTCCCTACCATTGTTTTGTTGATGACATGCAGCTCTGCTTCTCATTTCAACCAGAGGATTCAACTGTACCTGCACGCATCTCAGATTATCTGACAGACATCTTGATCATGCATGTTTGCACTACACTTCAGAAAGATTCCTTCTCAGAACAGTGTCCTAATTGAAAATGCATTACAACTTCTTGTCTTGGCCATTGTCATTTTCcttggctggactattgcaatgctggACTTACAACATGTGCAATCTTACCATTGTAACTGAGTCATAATGCAGCAGCacatttttctttcattgaaCCCAAGAACACTTGTCACACTGCTTCTCATCTCTCTGCACTAGCTTCTAGTTGTGACTCGAATCAAGATCAAGACATTGTTGCTTTCCTACAGAACATCCATGGCCTATGCACCCTCCTACCTCCACTCTCTCCTAAGTGTCAACATCATCTTCAGAAGCTTACGTTCAGTAAACTGGTAGTGGTTCATGCATGGTCCCATCGCAGAGGGGCACAAAATCACTGTCAGGATGTTTTCTTTCACCGTACCCTGTTGGTGGAATGACCTACCTAACTCCATCTGGACAGCCGAATCCCTCTCGATTTTCAAGACACAACTAAAAACCGAccttttccattgaaaaaaaaaaagaaatgaaaaaaaagaaaaagctttgTGTATGGAGGTGATGTGGGCATTACTTGTTGTGCGTCTCACATGGATGATTGTAATATGAAAAGCAAAAGTAGCTTATGGGTGTGAtctagggctgctccgatcagagaagatgcgcaaataaacgctgataatgaacgtggatttgcgcatcttctcagttaacaacggctcagtgtagtaacagctgttgttaactctatgtgaaatcacgcacctgatggaatttaccgctgattagagaaccggctttactgacgagatgcgcataacgatcggccgatcgtgatcagagCAGCCCTAGTGTGATCACATCGGAGAAATTGTACACTGTGCTGATTTCATACACTTTACTTTCACAGAATATTTATCGATATGATTTACAtactttaaatgtatacattttaagcTTTCTATAGACATATTTCTCATGACTGTGTGTAAAGTATTTCCTGAGTTTTGGCTCATTGTATCAGACAGTGTAGACAGAATGTGCAccctgttttttctttattttacaaaagcacaaatttATGTTGCTATAGTGAATTTagacaaataaaagtagacacttAACCGTTTCAAACGATGTATAACTCTTTTCTGTGTGACCAAAATGGACAGAGTATTTTAGTGTCTTTCACACTGATCAGAAAAAAGTGAGCTGGTTGCGCTGGCGTGACCGTCGACCCCAGGGAGTTAATTATCATGTGTTATGACAGTTTTAAGTTGAAGTGTGTTCAAGTCTGTatataaattctttaaaaaacaaaataatcatattaaacGGTAAGGTTTAAATATGATTGTTAAACGTTAATGTTAAAATGATTCTGTTTGGTGTGAGCCCCAACTTGTAGTATTATATTAATGGTATAGATACGACTACAGATAAAGCATTTGCAGTGAAAAGATGGCACAATGTTTACCTTTCATTGAACATGGTTGACAGTGTTGAGTGTTgttgagatgtgtggtctggttggTGAATGAATAAGCCACAACACAGCTGTAGAAATCATCCAGACactccacctccagaggtagagagagactgatgctgagatcagacacactgatgctggacaataaactgtttcctttgtaccaggagagagtcacatgacccacattcaccactgagcaccaaaatgaatatttggacatTGATGGTGATGAACAGTTTGAGGAGTTACTGCttatgacaggaacaggcagacgagctgaaataaagattaataaaaatgtgtctGATCTGTAACAATTACTATAAAACTTTTGTGATGCTGACCATCTGAATGAAACACTTCATTTTGATTGCTGAATACAGCCATATGGTACAACACACTCAAGACAGCAATACTGATAGAAAATGGAGCACAAAAATATCTTGTTTGAACAACTCCTAAAAAGGTTTTGGAATAATGGCTGTTCAGTCACTTAATCTGTTTAGCATTAGTGGCCCCTGTGTCACTGAGGCAATGATTTGTTACTGTGGAGACAGTTCTGTAATGTACTAGAGATGTAAAAAGTCCCTGCAGTAAATTTAAtactttcaatttatttatttatttttcaagtgaGAAAGACATTTTGAGGTCTGAAACTTAAATCATATTTTGAacttaatgtttttttcctcaatatgcaaaaataaaaagtttttgtgtAAAGACTGTACTTACAGTATACGTACCTAAGAAGAAAAACAATAAGAAGAGAGTGAGCCATAATtgtctactcaccatagactgtaacaTTGAATCTGTATTTAGTCTCTGTGCTACTGTTACTGATGGTcacttcataaagtccagagtctgtggtgcTGGTGTtcgtg
This DNA window, taken from Carassius auratus strain Wakin chromosome 22, ASM336829v1, whole genome shotgun sequence, encodes the following:
- the LOC113040750 gene encoding uncharacterized protein LOC113040750, which translates into the protein GKTDIVKSVSVMEGDSVTLNSSFTEIQTDDKIVWHFGNERSVIAKINRETKKIVVSDVRRSYTLKLDHQTGSLIITNTSTTDSGLYEVTISNSSTETKYRFNVTVYARLPVPVISSNSSNCSSPSMSKYSFWCSVVNVGHVTLSWYKGNSLLSSISVSDLSISLSLPLEVECLDDFYSCVVAYSFTNQTTHLNNTQHCQPCSMKGSVSLIVLISAAAGSLLIGAAIGIFYVYKKHRKTDQEVQTCTEEITYTDPMFNKRNAQREIVKKEDNAVYASVIHKR